One genomic window of Hippopotamus amphibius kiboko isolate mHipAmp2 chromosome 10, mHipAmp2.hap2, whole genome shotgun sequence includes the following:
- the LOC130830181 gene encoding LOW QUALITY PROTEIN: ATP-binding cassette sub-family E member 1-like (The sequence of the model RefSeq protein was modified relative to this genomic sequence to represent the inferred CDS: inserted 4 bases in 2 codons; substituted 1 base at 1 genomic stop codon), whose product MADKLTGIAIVNHDKCKPKKCRQECKKSCPIVRMGKLCIEVTAQSKIAGISETLCIGCGICIKKCPFGALSIVNLPSNLEKETTYRYCANAFKLHRLPIPLPGEVLGLLGTNGIGKSTALKILAGKQKPNLGKYDDPPDWQEILTYFRGSELQNYFTKILEDDLKAIIKPXYVDQIPKAAKGTVGSILDRKDETKTQAVVCQQLDLTHLKERNVEDLSGGELQRFACAVVCIQKADIFMFDEPSSYLDVKELLKAAVTIRSLINPDRYIIVVEHDLSVLDYLSDFICCLYGIPSAYGVVTMPFSVREGINIFLNGYVPTENLRFRDASLVFKVAETANEEEVKKMCMYKYPGMKKKMGEFELAVVAREFTDSEIMVILGENGTGKTTFIRMLAGRXKPDEGGEVPVLNVSDKPQKISPKSTGSVRQLLHEKIRDAYTHPQFVTDVMKPLQIENIIDQEVQTLSGGEPQRVALALCLGKPADVYLIDEPSAYLDSEQRLMAARVVKRFILRAKKTAFVVEHDFIMATYLADRVIVFDSVPSKNTVANSPQTLLAGMNKFLSQLEITFRRDPNNYRPRINXNSVKDVEQKKSGNYFFLDD is encoded by the exons ATGGCAGATAAATTAACAGGAATTGCTATTGTCAACCATGACAAATGTAAACCTAAGAAATGTCGGCAGGAGTGCAAAAAGAGTTGCCCCATCGTTCGAATGGGAAAATTATGCATAGAGGTTACCGCCCAGAGCAAAATAGCGGGGATTTCTGAAACTCTTTGTATTGGTTGTggtatttgtattaaaaaatgcCCCTTTGGTGCCTTATCAATTGTCAATTTACCAAGCAAcctggaaaaagaaacaacatatCGATATTGTGCCAATGCCTTCAAACTTCACAGGTTGCCTATTCCTCTTCCAGGTGAAGTTTTGGGATTGCTTGGAACTAATGGTATTGGAAAGTcaactgctttaaaaattttagcagGAAAGCAAAAGCCAAACCTTGGAAAGTATGATGATCCACCTGATTGGCAAGAAATTTTGACTTACTTCCGTGGATCTGAATTGCAGAATTACTTTACCAAGATTCTTGAAGATGACCTGAAAGCCATTATCAAACCTTAATATGTAGACCAGATTCCGAAGGCTGCAAAGGGGACGGTGGGGTCTATTTTGGACCGAAAAGATGAAACAAAGACACAAGCAGTTGTGTGTCAGCAGCTTGATTTAACCCATCTAAAAGAACGCAATGTTGAAGATCTTTCAGGAGGAGAGTTGCAGAGATTTGCCTGTGCTGTCGTTTGCATACAGAAAGCTGATATTTTCATGTTTGATGAACCTTCTAGTTACCTAGATGTCAAAGAGCTTTTAAAGGCTGCTGTTACTATACGATCTCTGATAAATCCAGATAGATATATCATTGTGGTGGAGCATGATCTAAGTGTATTAGACtatctctctgacttcatctgcTGTTTATATGGCATACCAAGTGCTTATGGTGTTGTCACTATGCCTTTTAGTGTAAGAGAAGgcataaacatttttttgaatgGCTACGTTCCAACAGAAAACTTGAGATTCAGAGATGCATCACTTGTTTTTAAAGTGGCTGAGACAGCAAATGAAGAAGAAGTTAAAAAGATGTGTATGTACAAATATCctggaatgaagaaaaagatgggAGAGTTTGAGCTAGCAGTTGTAGCTAGAGAGTTTACAGATTCTGAAATCATGGTGATATTGGGGGAAAATGGTACTGGTAAAACGACGTTTATCAGAATGCTTGCTGGAAG CAAACCTGATGAAGGAGGGGAAGTACCCGTTCTAAACGTCAGTGATAAGCCACAGAAAATCAGTCCCAAATCAACTGGAAGTGTTCGCCAGCTACTACATGAAAAGATCAGAGATGCTTACACTCATCCACAATTTGTGACCGATGTTATGAAGCCTCTGCAAATTGAAAACATCATCGATCAAGAGGTGCAGACATTATCTGGTGGTGAACCGCAGCGAGTAGCTTTAGCTCTTTGTTTGGGCAAACCTGCTGATGTCTATTTAATTGATGAACCATCTGCATATTTGGATTCTGAGCAAAGATTGATGGCTGCTCGAGTTGTCAAACGTTTCATACTCCGTGCTAAGAAGACAGCCTTTGTTGTGGAACATGACTTCATCATGGCCACCTATCTAGCAGATCGAGTCATTGTTTTTGATAGTGTTCCATCTAAGAACACAGTTGCAAACAGCCCTCAGACCCTTTTGGCTGGCATGAATAAATTTTTGTCTCAGCTTGAAATCACATTCAGAAGAGATCCAAACAACTATAggccaagaataaa aaactcaGTGAAGGATGTGGAACAAAAGAAGAGCGGAAACTACTTTTTCTTGGATGATTAG